From a single Ovis aries strain OAR_USU_Benz2616 breed Rambouillet chromosome 23, ARS-UI_Ramb_v3.0, whole genome shotgun sequence genomic region:
- the ADNP2 gene encoding activity-dependent neuroprotector homeobox protein 2, translating to MFQIPVENLDNIRKVRKKVKSILVDIGLDSCKELLKDLKGFDPGEKYFYNTSWGDISLWEPSGKKVRYRTKPYCCSLCKYSTKVLTSFKNHLHRYHEDEIDQELVIPCPNCVFSSQPRVVGRHFRMFHAPARKVQNYTVNISGETKSSRSDVISFTCLKCNFSNTLYYSMKKHVLVAHFHYLINSYFGLRTEEMGEHPGADDTLCAEKLPPSDRYYCKKCNANASSQDALMYHILTSDTHRDLENKLRSVISEHIKKTGLLKQMHIAPKPAAHMAVPPNSSAPGIPASSCFHLSLPQNGQSQTMVQPVQGAAPPAAGAAGAAGAVGSVTHSPPAVAQPHVTLVSSPLPVGQSSLTLPPSTPQPVFLSHGVPLNQAANPPVLPLSQTVGPVNKSVGTSVLPINQTIRPGVLPLSQPVGPISRPVGPGVLSVNRPVGSGVLPVNPSVTPGVLQAVSPGVISVSRTVPSGVLPAGQVTPAGVIPSGQTATSGVLPTGQVVQSGVLPIGQTAPSGALPTGLTVPLRVLPPGQVVPPGLLPPNQTVSSAVLPVNQGINSGVLQLSQPVMSGVLPVGQSVRPGVLQLNQSVNTNILPANQTIRPGASPNTTFLTSGSILRQLIPTGKQVNGIPTYTLAPVSVTLPVPPGSVATVAPPQMPIQLLQSGTAAQMASSMAGMPSPPVVVNATQSMFVQASSSVAEANHVLKQAKQWKTCPVCNELFPSNVYQVHMEVAHKHSESKAADKLEPEKLAACAPFLKWMREKTVRCLSCKCLVSEEELIHHLLMHGLGCLFCPCTFHDIRGLSEHSRTMHLGKKKLPMDYSNKGFQLDIDANGNLLFPHLDFITILPREELGEREVYLAILAGIHSKSLVPVYIKVRPQAEGASGRPGKQVLTCPFCFGTFVTTEAYELHLKERHHITPTVHTILKSPAFKCIHCCGVYTGNMTLAAIAIHLLRCRSAPKDSSPDLQGQPGLLENSELLLVNGEVIHDASFSVKRKLPDGHSGAEDQRDGAERPLIIDADADPAPEKAPSAAPVKRQRSEGRTEGPPISDDALQVLALNPKKYEDRSYEDKKQFLRDYFHKRPYPSKKEIELLSSLLWVWKIDVASFFGKRRYICMKAIKNHKPSVLLGFDMSELKNVKHRLNFEHEPQNL from the exons atgtttcaaattcCCGTGGAGAATCTTGACAACATCAGGAAGGTACGGAAAAAGGTGAAAAGCATTCTTGTGGACATTGGGCTTGACAGCTGCAAGGAGCTGCTGAAG GACCTTAAAGGCTTTGACCCAGGAGAGAAGTACTTTTATAACACATCATGGGGAGATATTTCTCTGTGGGAACCTTCTGGAAAGAAAGtg agataTCGAACAAAACCATACTGTTGTAGCCTCTGTAAATACTCCACAAAAGTGCTTACTTCATTCAAAAATCATTTACATCGTTACCATGAAGATGAAATTGACCAGGAGCTGGTGATCCCTTGCCCAAACTGCGTGTTTTCCTCTCAACCCAGAGTTGTGGGAAGGCACTTCAGAATGTTCCATGCACCTGCTCGGAAAGTCCAGAATTACACAGTGAATATTTCAGGTGAAACTAAATCATCTAGGAGTGATGTGATAAGTTTTACATGTTTAAAATGTAACTTTTCAAACACACTGTACTACAGCATGAAGAAGCATGTGCTGGTAGCACATTTCCACTACTTGATTAACTCCTACTTTGGCCTGAGAACTGAGGAGATGGGTGAGCATCCAGGAGCTGACGACACCCTCTGTGCAGAGAAGCTGCCCCCTTCTGACAGGTATTACTGTAAAAAGTGCAACGCCAATGCCAGCAGCCAGGACGCTTTAATGTATCATATTTTGACATCCGATACACACCGGGACTTGGAGAATAAGCTTAGGTCTGTGATctcagaacatattaagaagactGGCCTTTTGAAGCAGATGCATATTGCTCCCAAACCAGCTGCACACATGGCCGTACCACCGAATAGCAGTGCTCCGGGCATCCCAGCCTCATCTTGCTTCCATCTTTCCTTGCCACAGAATGGCCAGAGCCAGACCATGGTGCAGCCGGTTCAGGGTGCAGCCCCTCCGGCTGCGGGGGCTGCGGGGGCTGCGGGGGCTGTGGGCAGTGTCACCCACTCTCCGCCGGCCGTAGCCCAGCCTCACGTGACTCTGGTCTCCAGCCCTCTGCCAGTGGGCCAGAGCAGCCTCACTCTGCCGCCCTCGACGCCTCAGCCTGTCTTTCTCTCTCATGGAGTGCCACTTAATCAGGCAGCAAACCCTCCCGTGTTGCCCTTGAGTCAGACGGTTGGACCTGTAAATAAGTCTGTTGGAACCAGTGTCCTCCCCATAAATCAGACCATCCGCCCGGGGGTTTTGCCGCTCAGCCAGCCTGTGGGACCCATAAGCAGGCCAGTTGGACCTGGAGTTCTTTCGGTGAACAGACCCGTTGGGTCTGGGGTCCTCCCTGTCAACCCCTCTGTCACTCCTGGAGTGCTTCAGGCAGTCTCGCCAGGGGTGATTTCTGTGAGTCGGACAGTCCCGTCAGGGGTCCTTCCTGCAGGACAGGTGACCCCTGCTGGGGTCATCCCTTCAGGACAGACAGCGACTTCTGGGGTTCTCCCTACTGGCCAGGTGGTTCAGTCAGGGGTGCTCCCCATTGGACAGACGGCCCCTTCGGGAGCACTACCCACAGGGCTGACGGTCCCGCTGCGGGTGCTCCCGCCTGGCCAGGTAGTCCCACCTGGACTCCTTCCCCCCAACCAGACAGTCTCGTCAGCCGTTCTTCCTGTGAACCAGGGCATTAACTCTGGTGTTCTTCAGCTCAGTCAGCCGGTCATGTCAGGAGTTCTTCCTGTGGGCCAGTCAGTGAGGCCTGGGGTCCTACAGCTTAATCAGTCTGTGAATACCAACATTCTGCCTGCAAATCAGACCATTAGACCCGGTGCTTCGCCAAACACCACTTTCCTGACGTCGGGCTCTATTCTTCGACAACTCATCCCCACAGGGAAACAAGTGAACGGCATTCCCACATACACACTTGCCCCGGTATCTGTCACTCTGCCTGTGCCCCCTGGAAGCGTCGCCACCGTTGCCCCTCCCCAGATGCCCATCCAGCTCCTGCAGTCAGGCACAGCTGCCCAAATGGCCAGTTCCATGGCTGGCATGCCCTCCCCTCCCGTGGTGGTAAATGCCACTCAGAGTATGTTTGTTCAGGCCTCTTCGTCTGTGGCAGAGGCGAATCACGTGCTCAAACAGGCCAAGCAATGGAAAACCTGTCCCGTTTGCAACGAGCTCTTCCCTTCCAACGTGTACCAGGTCCATATGGAAGTGGCGCATAAGCACAGTGAGTCCAAAGCTGCCGACAAACTGGAGCCAGAGAAGCTGGCGGCATGTGCGCCGTTTTTGAAGTGGATGAGAGAGAAGACAGTGCGGTGTCTGTCTTGTAAGTGCTTAGTTTCGGAGGAGGAGCTTATCCATCACTTACTGATGCATGGCCTGGGTTGCTTGTTTTGCCCGTGCACCTTCCATGATATCAGAGGCCTCTCAGAGCACAGTCGGACCATGCACCTGGGGAAGAAGAAGCTGCCCATGGATTACAGTAACAAAGGTTTTCAACTGGATATCGACGCCAACGGCAACCTGCTGTTTCCCCACCTTGACTTTATTACCATATTGCCCAGGGAGGAGCTGGGCGAGCGGGAGGTCTACCTGGCCATCCTGGCGGGGATACACTCCAAGTCGCTGGTGCCCGTGTACATCAAGGTGAGGCCCCAGGCTGAAGGTGCATCTGGGAGGCCCGGCAAGCAGGTGTTGACCTGCCCCTTTTGCTTTGGCACCTTTGTGACAACGGAGGCATACGAGCTGCATCTGAAGGAGAGGCACCACATCACGCCCACAGTCCACACGATTCTGAAGTCTCCGGCTTTCAAGTGCATCCACTGCTGCGGGGTCTACACCGGCAACATGACGCTGGCAGCCATTGCCATCCACCTGCTGCGCTGCCGCAGCGCCCCCAAGGACAGCAGCCCCGACCTGCAGGGCCAGCCCGGCCTCCTGGAGAACAGCGAGCTGCTGTTAGTCAACGGCGAGGTGATCCATGACGCCAGCTTCTCAGTGAAGAGAAAGCTGCCCGATGGTCACTCCGGGGCCGAAGACCAGAGGGATGGCGCGGAGCGGCCCCTCATCATAGACGCGGACGCAGACCCGGCCCCGGAAAAGGCGCCAAGCGCTGCACCTGTTAAACGGCAGCGGAGTGAGGGCAGGACGGAGGGACCGCCCATTAGTGACGATGCTCTTCAGGTTTTAGCATTAAATCCTAAAAAGTACGAAGACCGTTCTTATGAAGACAAAAAGCAGTTTCTTAGGGATTATTTCCACAAGAGACCATATCCTagtaaaaaggaaatagaattgTTATCCTCACTT